A part of Melioribacteraceae bacterium genomic DNA contains:
- a CDS encoding HU family DNA-binding protein: MTKADIVEKVALGTGLTKLETEAIIEGFLNTVIHALREGKGIEIRGFGSYKVKKKNARYARNPRTGEKVYVGDHFVPVFKFSKDFKSAVDSGMKELSIEQES, encoded by the coding sequence ATGACAAAAGCCGACATAGTTGAGAAAGTCGCTTTAGGGACCGGTCTTACAAAACTGGAGACCGAAGCAATAATCGAAGGATTTTTGAATACTGTGATCCATGCTTTGAGAGAGGGAAAAGGGATTGAAATCAGAGGATTTGGCAGTTATAAAGTTAAAAAGAAAAATGCCCGGTATGCCCGTAATCCTAGAACAGGTGAAAAAGTGTACGTTGGCGATCACTTTGTCCCTGTCTTTAAATTTTCCAAGGATTTTAAAAGTGCGGTCGATTCCGGAATGAAAGAGTTGAGTATAGAACAGGAAAGCTAG